In Actinomycetota bacterium, the following are encoded in one genomic region:
- a CDS encoding DNA topoisomerase IB, with product MRLRRSSPAEPGWRRRRRGRGFEYLDAHGSRIADPASLQRIADLVIPPAWTDVWISPAVNGHIQAVGTDAAGRRQYLYHAQWRTQRDAAKHDRVLDLAARLPRARVHTANALKGDDVTKSRALAAAFRMLDLGSFRIGSESYADQHDTYGLATIRREHVVVRGHSITFHYVAKGAKDREQRVVDSALAKVLAELIHRDDDDPELLAWNDGNAWHDIHSADVNQHVHEMMRGDFTAKDFRTWNATVLMAQLLAFEGSVTGTTARKRAVVAAYRGVADYLGNTVTVARSSYVDPRVVELFDDGVVLPRQSLPRARRNLPVHGKVERAVLRMLRSPQRSS from the coding sequence ATGAGACTGCGGCGATCGTCGCCGGCCGAGCCGGGCTGGCGCCGTCGGCGACGGGGCCGCGGGTTCGAGTACCTCGACGCCCACGGCAGTCGTATCGCAGACCCCGCAAGCCTCCAGCGCATCGCCGACCTGGTGATCCCGCCGGCCTGGACCGACGTCTGGATCAGCCCGGCCGTCAACGGGCACATCCAAGCTGTCGGTACCGACGCCGCCGGTCGGCGTCAGTACCTCTACCACGCGCAGTGGCGGACCCAGCGTGACGCGGCCAAGCATGACCGGGTGCTCGACCTGGCTGCCCGGCTACCGAGGGCGCGGGTCCACACCGCCAATGCATTGAAGGGCGACGACGTCACCAAGTCGAGAGCCCTCGCTGCGGCCTTTCGCATGCTTGACCTGGGATCGTTCCGGATCGGGTCGGAGTCCTACGCGGATCAGCACGACACCTACGGCCTGGCCACGATCCGGCGCGAACACGTCGTCGTCCGCGGCCACAGCATCACGTTCCACTACGTGGCCAAGGGCGCCAAGGACCGCGAACAACGAGTCGTCGACTCGGCACTGGCCAAGGTTCTCGCCGAGTTGATCCACCGCGACGACGACGACCCGGAGTTGCTGGCCTGGAACGACGGCAACGCCTGGCACGACATCCACAGTGCCGATGTCAACCAGCACGTCCACGAAATGATGCGCGGCGACTTCACCGCCAAGGACTTCCGGACCTGGAACGCGACGGTGCTCATGGCGCAGCTGCTCGCCTTCGAGGGCAGTGTCACCGGCACGACCGCGCGCAAGCGAGCGGTCGTGGCCGCGTACCGCGGGGTGGCCGACTACCTCGGGAACACCGTCACGGTCGCGCGGAGCTCCTACGTCGATCCCCGGGTGGTGGAACTCTTCGACGACGGCGTCGTCCTCCCGCGGCAGTCCCTGCCGCGGGCCCGGCGCAACCTTCCGGTGCACGGCAAGGTCGAGCGGGCGGTGCTGCGCATGCTCCGATCGCCGCAGCGGTCATCGTGA